Proteins found in one Acidobacteriota bacterium genomic segment:
- a CDS encoding efflux RND transporter periplasmic adaptor subunit, with protein MTRYWRWLLVVLAVGAVVAIALWPAPVPVDVMPSTRGPLAVTVDDEGETRVRHRYVVSAPLTGRVLRSELEAGDPVVRGTTVVARVRAEAPALMDARSRAEADAAVAVARAALGRAEADLRRATAAVGLARADLRRQRDLGAAQLTTQQAVDAAETNASGAEEAVRAAEFAVAGARSQFDQATARLMTPTLEASGRILTLTAPADGVVLKRLRESESVVAAGEPLLEIGNPAADLEIVSDLLSTDAVRVKPGAKVRVEQWGGDRVLAATVRRVEPSGFTKISALGVEEQRVNVVMDFDDPAEAWNALGDGYRVEVRIVIWEAADVVKVPTSALVRQGDRWAVFVVDGNRIRRVTVAVGQRNAEEAEIQSGLAAGAQVVVHPNDRVVDEALVEVRASRES; from the coding sequence ATGACCCGTTATTGGCGCTGGTTGCTGGTCGTGCTGGCCGTCGGCGCCGTAGTCGCGATCGCGTTGTGGCCGGCGCCGGTGCCGGTCGATGTCATGCCCAGCACGCGCGGCCCGCTGGCCGTCACCGTGGACGACGAGGGCGAGACGCGCGTCCGGCATCGCTACGTGGTGTCGGCGCCGCTGACCGGCCGGGTGCTGCGCAGCGAGCTCGAGGCCGGCGATCCGGTGGTGCGCGGCACCACGGTGGTGGCACGGGTTCGCGCCGAAGCGCCGGCGTTGATGGACGCGCGCAGCCGCGCCGAGGCCGACGCGGCGGTGGCCGTCGCGCGGGCCGCCCTGGGCCGCGCCGAGGCCGACCTGCGCCGAGCCACGGCTGCCGTGGGACTGGCGCGCGCCGACCTCAGGCGTCAGCGCGACCTGGGTGCCGCGCAGCTGACGACCCAGCAGGCCGTGGACGCGGCAGAAACCAACGCCAGCGGAGCCGAAGAGGCCGTGCGCGCGGCCGAGTTCGCCGTCGCCGGCGCCCGGTCGCAGTTCGACCAGGCCACCGCCCGGCTGATGACGCCGACCCTGGAAGCGAGCGGCCGGATCCTGACGCTCACGGCCCCGGCCGACGGCGTGGTGCTGAAGCGCCTGCGCGAGAGCGAGAGCGTGGTCGCGGCCGGCGAGCCGCTGCTCGAGATCGGCAACCCCGCGGCCGACCTCGAAATCGTGTCCGACCTGTTATCGACCGACGCCGTGAGGGTAAAGCCCGGGGCGAAGGTCCGCGTGGAGCAGTGGGGCGGCGATCGCGTGCTGGCGGCGACGGTGCGGCGGGTCGAGCCGTCGGGCTTCACGAAGATCTCAGCCCTCGGTGTCGAAGAGCAGCGGGTCAACGTGGTGATGGACTTCGATGACCCGGCCGAAGCCTGGAACGCACTCGGCGACGGCTACCGCGTGGAAGTGCGGATCGTGATCTGGGAGGCGGCCGACGTGGTGAAGGTGCCGACCAGCGCGCTGGTGCGCCAGGGCGACCGGTGGGCGGTGTTCGTGGTTGACGGTAATCGGATTCGCCGCGTGACGGTGGCGGTCGGCCAGCGCAACGCCGAAGAAGCCGAGATTCAATCTGGCCTCGCGGCGGGCGCACAGGTGGTGGTCCACCCCAACGACCGGGTGGTGGACGAGGCGCTGGTGGAAGTGCGCGCGTCACGCGAGTCGTGA